The nucleotide sequence TGTCTTGGCCAATGCCCAAAACCAACAACAACCACAAGACAGTTTGCAAACGATCACGCTGGAGCAGGCCAGAAAACGTGCGGTAGAAAGCTATCCGAAAATCCAATCGGCAAGACTAGAGATAGAAAACCAGGAGGTGCTTAAGAAAACAGCCTGGGACTTTGGTAATACGCAGTTATTTACCGGAAAGGAAGAAGTGGGCAATGGTTCTGATGGAATCTATACTCAGTTCGGCATCCAGCAACAACAAATTGATGTTTTCGGTATTGCTCCTAAACTTAAGTTGCAAAAAGAACGGATAGCACTTGCTGAGAAGGCACTTGATCTATCAGTTATTGAACTGGAGCGGGAAGTAAGCCAGGCTTGGGCCATGGTATTTGCTACCAAAAACAATTACCAGGTTTATGAACACTTGGATTCGGTATTTGCAGATATTGAAAGAGCGGCCAGGATTCGCTTGGAAACGGAAGCCACATCTAAACTGGAATACCTGGCTACTTCCAACCAGGCCAATCAGGTACAGATACAAAAAGAGCAGGCATATCGGGATTATCTGAGTGCTTTACAGCGCCTGAACCTTTGGTTTGCCAATGACACGCTGTATACCGTACCGGATGTCCCAACCAGTCAATTGGACGAACCGCTCAATTATGTAGCTGATTCATTGATGAACCATCCTTTGCTGAATGTATCAAAGCAACAGGTAGATGTAGCGGATGCCACCATAAAAGAGAGGCGTTCGCAGTTCTTGCCTCAATTACAGGGGCAGTATGGGCGACAGCAGATTGCCGGGCAATCTGGATTTTATCAGTACCAGGTAGGTGTCAGAATCCCTTTGTTTTTCGGACCTGAGCTGGGCAGGACACAGTCGGCCAAAATCCAACGGGATATTGCGGGTCAAAACCTGCGCCAAAACCAGTTGGAACTGAATGCCGCCTATCAGGACATGAGAGAACAATACCTGAAGTGGCTCAATTCATGGAACTACTACCGGGATGAGGCACTTCCGCTGGCCCAGGAGCAACGGGACGGAGCTATTTTGGCTTACCGGGAAGGGGCTATTGATTATGTGACCTTCCTGCAAAATATCCGGGATGCCATTCGCATAGAAGTTGATTCCTGGAATGCCTTTGGCAATTATCTGAATAGCCGCTACCAATTGGAATACTACTTAAGAACATCAAACTAAAAGTAAACTGATCATCAGATATAAAAATAGAAGCACAATGAAAAAGCAAATCATATATATAGTGGCACTGGTACTTATGGTATCGGTATTTACGGGCTGCGGCAGCAAGTCGGCTGAGAACTCCGGTGAAGCATCTCACGAAGAACACAATGAGGGCGAGGCTGGACACGCAGGTGAAGAAGGCGGACATGAAGGCGAAGAAGGAGAACATAGTGAAGAAGGAATGGCCGAACTTCACCTTTCTGATATGAAATTTGAAAGTTTGGGTATTAAGGTAGATACCCTGCCAACCCGGGCTCTCTCGGGCGTGGTGGAAGCCAACGGCCGGTTGGAGGTACCACCACAGCATGAAGCAACTGTTACGGCCATATTGGGCGCGAATGTTACCTCAATCAAGGTGATTGAGGGCGATCAGGTAAACAAAGGTAAGGTGTTGGCGTATCTCTCACATCCAAACCTAAGCAAACTTCAGACGGATTATGTGCGGGCATACAGTCAACTACAGTTTCTGGAGAAGGAAAACCAACGGCAGAAAAGGTTGTACGAAGAGGAAGTGGGTTCCGGAAAAACCTATCAGCAAATTCAGGCGGACTATCAGGCCATGAAAGGAGAAGTGAAGGGCTACGAAGCACAGTTAAGGCAGCTTAGCCTCAACGTGGAGAAAGTCCAAAGTGGTGATATTTATCAGTATGTGCCTGTAGTAAGCCCTATTGATGGTTACATTGAAAAAGTGGAAGTCCAAGTTGGGCAATATGTAGACCCGCAAACCGAGATGTTTATGATTGTCAATACTGACCACATCCATGCTGACCTTATGGTGTTTGAAAAGGATGTATATAAGGTAAAGAAAGGACAAAAAGTATCCTTTACTGTCGAGTCAGTTCCAGGAAATACCCTAACTGCCAAAATTTATTCTGTCGGCAAGCAGTTTGAGCAAAACCCTAAAGCAGTGCATGTGCATGCGGAAATAAAGAATAAAGAAGACTTCCTGATTCCGGGGATGTATATCAATGGTAAAATAAGAACAGGTGATAATAACACTGTAAGGGCATTACCCGAAAGTGCGATAATTGAGGAAGAGGGTAAGCCGTACATTTTCATGGCAGAAGCGCATGAAGAAGACGGAAAGACCGAATGGGCGTTTAAAGCCATAGAAGTGCGCACAGGTATCACCGAAGATGGTTGGGTAGAGATCAAATTATTGGAGCCACTTCCTGACGGTGCTCAGGTGGCATGGAATAACGCCTACTATCTGATCTCTGAAATGAAGAAAAGCCAGACTTCTCATAGTCATTGATTTAGTTGATTAGGCAAGGGCAGTTGGTAAATGTCATTTGCTAACTGCCAACTCTCAAATATTAAATTATAAAAAACAAACACATGAAATGAGCATAAACTTAGAGTCCTTAACATACCAACCAAGTATGAATAAGTTTATCGCGAATTCCATGTGACCGTTGGAATTAAACACATACACATGAAAGAAATAAAAGCATTTATAAAACCTAAAAAAGTACAGATAGTAGTTAAATCGCTGCGAGATGCAGGATTTGAAAGTGTAACCCTATCCAAAGGAGAAGGTACCGGAGCTCATAAAGATCCTGATGCATCTCCATCATTGGATTTTCATTTTACCGATAGCCCGATTGTTAAGCTGGAACTGGTCTGCCAAAATGAGGAAACGGATAAAGCCATTCAACTGATCTGTGGCAAGGCTCAAACACCTGAACCGGGCGATGGCATTATTTACGTTTCAGAAATAGATGATGCTTATCGGATCAAGACTGGAAAATCTATTAAAAGATTTGATATGAAGTAGATATGTCAAGTCCAATTGAAGAAATGCAATATCTGGCCCGAAAAAGAGGAGGGCTTTGTCTATCCGATTTGTACATAAACAGCAAATCAAAACTGTGGTGGCAATGTGCTGAAGGCCATCGCTGGCAGGCTACTCCCTTCAGTGTAAGAATAAGAAAAAGCTGGTGCCCATTCTGTGCTAACAATAGGCCTCACGGGATAGAAAGGGTGAAAGCACTGGCTGCTACAAAGGGCGGTACTTGTCTTTCTGAAGAATATATAAATTCCAAAACGCCACTCAGGTGGCAATGTAAAAACGGCCATCGTTTTCTGGCTACTGCAGACAGTGTGGTACAGGGGAAGTGGTGTAAAAAGTGTAAATAAATGTTAAACCTTAAACCCTCATAGTTATGATGCATGATTGGTATTTCGGAGGAATGCACTGGATTTGGTGGATCCTATGGCTGATCCTCATATTTTGGATATTTCTGATTCCATACCCTACACCCGGGCAAAGAAGAAGCAAGGATAAAGCCATGGAGGCGCTAAGAGAGCGCTATGCCCGAGGGGAGCTCAGCGATGAAGAATTTGAGCAAAAGAAGAAAGTTCTTCAAAACAGGATGAAATAGGTATAGGGTCGCAGGTGTCTTCACATTAAATGTGGCACCTGTGGCTCCAAAACTGACAAGAAGATGAAAAGCAAGTTACTTCTATACATCGCTATTGGCTTTACCTTTGGTATTTTTTTACTACAGCCTTTGCTTATTTCACTGCACATGTACGATATGCAGGGAGACCAGGGAAATTGGTGGGCCTGGCTACTTACTTCCTACCAGCAGGTTGTTGGGTCGTGGGATGTGGATCAGGCGGTTACCAAATTGCTCTTTGGATTGTTAGGTGTTACCCTCGCACTTCTTTTTATGGTCAGACAAAAAATATTTCAGCTTACCGGGAAAAGAGATAAACTGGAGGAGATCAAGGAGCTTATAGCTGCGGGAGAAAACCAGCAGGTAGAATTTAAATCTACTTTGAGGTGGGACTTACACCAATTTAAGCCGAATAAGGCACTGGAAACAGTAGTAGCTAAGACAATAGCCGGGTTTATGAATACAAGTGGAGGACATCTGTTCATCGGTATTGATGATGATGGACAACTACGAGGTTTACAGGAAGATTATGCCACGCTAAAAAAACCTGGCAGGGATGGTTTTGAGCAATACATTATGGAACTAATATCCAATAAGCTGGGAACAAATTTATGTACGTTGGTAGCCGTTTGTTTTTACAAAATTGAGGCATATGATTTCTGCCATCTCGCTATCAAAAGAGCTGGTTCCCCGGTTTATCTTCATGATAACGACCGTTCTCATTTTTTTGTTCGCACGGGCAATGGTACACGTGAGTTGGATATACCTGAGGCACTCGATTATATAGAAGAAAATTTAAACGTTCGTTAATGATGAAAATCAAGTTGTTTATACTTCTGCTAATTGCCTTCAACTCCTTTGTGGTTAAAGGTCAAACGCTTTACAGGACTACTGAAGGGCATATAGTAATGGTAGCTGAAATATATGATGAGCAGGTGATTGCTGAAAGTCATCAACTATTGATTCAACTGGACTATGACACAAAAGAAATTTCAGGTAAGCTTAACCTGAAAAGCCTGGATGTTGGTAACGGTTTTTTAAGTGAACAGAAAAGCCAGCTTGCAAACGATGAATCAATAATCACTTTTTCCGGGAGGATTCCGGTGGATGATTTTATTAGCCAGCCTCATTCGCCTATATCGTTTAACTGGCCTATTAAAATTATAACAGATGAACGGGAATCTCAGGTAGTAATGAATGCCACACTCAAGCATTTTAATGGTGGAGAATCCATTGCATGTTTGCTAAGTGCTACGGGAGATTTTTCTACAAAAGAGGTTGGTTTGGCGTCCTTCATCCCGGGGGTTAGTGAGGTCTTAAAAGTGCAGTTTACACAAGTGATACTTAGAAAAAATACATTATGAGCGCAATAAAAGAATTAGAAGCAAATCTTGTAATGCACAAGATAAAACCAACAGCCATGCGGCTGCTGGTGCTGGAGTATCTGCTGGATCGGGAGGCTGCGGTTGGCCTTACCGAATTATATAGAGCTTTTGAAAAGTCAGATAGAACTACACTTTATAGAACATTAAAAGTTTTTGAAGAAAATCGCATGGTACATAGTATTGATGATGGTACCGGTGTGCCCAAGTATGCTTTATGTGAAGATGGTTGTAAATGTGAAATAGAAAGAGACCTGCATCTGCATTTTCATTGTTCAGTATGTGATGAAACTGTCTGTTTAACCAATCATAAAATTCCGAAAATAAATTTACCTGAGGGCTATATAGCAGAGAATTCTGATTTCGTAGTTACCGGAATTTGCAAGAAATGTAGCGGAAAAAAAGTTTTGTCGTGTTAAAAAAGAAAAAAGTACAATTGCGAGATATAAAAAAGAAACTGTCACCTGAAATTTCAACAAGTGAAAAAAAGTTTAAAACTTATGCTCCGGCAATTTTAAGTTTTACATTGCTCATATCCGGTATCTCATTCGATTACTTTAATGTGTTCCCATTCTTCCAAGGTTGGATACGTGTTGCTTGGTACAGTGGGGCTTACATTCCGGTTGGGCTACCTGTGATCAAGGAAGGTTGGGAAAGCATAATCAAAGGTGATTTTTTTACCGAATTCTTACTGATGTCCATTGCAACACTAGGAGCATTTGCCATTGGTGAATACCCGGAAGGTGTAGCGGTCATGTTGTTTTATGCTGTCGGTGAACTCTTTCAAAATGCTGCAGTCAGGCGTGCCAAAGGCAATATAAAGGCCCTGCTTGATGTACGACCTAATATAGCGTTCGTATATCGTGATAACAATTTTGTAGAGGTTAATCCGGAAACCGTACAGGTCGGGGAAAAGGTTCAGGTGCGAACAGGAGAAAAAATTCCACTGGATAGTACGCTTTTATCTGAAAAGGCCAGCGTTAACACGGCAGCCATTACCGGGGAAAGCAAACCTGATACCATTCACAAAGGGGATAAGGTTTTTGCGGGAAGCATTAATTTGGAAGGCGTGATAGAACTGGAAACGACCAAAAAATTTAACGACAGTTCCATTTCCAGGATTTTAGATATGGTCCAAAATGCCACCGCAAGAAAATCCAAAACTGAGCTTTTTATCAGAAAGTTTGCTCGCATCTATACGCCCATTGTGGTATTTCTTGCCGTTTGTCTTACTGTACTGCCCTACTTTTTTGTAGAGAGCTACATATTCAAAGATTGGTTATACCGTGCGCTCATATTTCTGGTCATTTCTTGTCCTTGTGCCTTAGTAATCTCCATTCCACTGGGCTACTTCGGGGGCCTGGGTGCGGCATCAAGAAACGGTATCCTGTTCAAAGGGGCCTCATTTCTTGATGCAATGACCAAGGTAAATACGGTGGTCATGGATAAAACGGGTACGGTTACTAAAGGGGTGTTTAAGATCAAAGAAATCAAACCCGTGGCAATTTCCGAAAATGAAATGATGGCGTATCTGCTGGCGTTGGAGGGGCAATCCACCCATCCGATTGCCCGTGCTATTTTGGAGTATGATTTAAAAGGACAGAATCATATAGCCTCTGACGTTAGCGAAATAGCTGGAAAAGGATTAAAAGGTAAAGTCAATAATAAAATAGTTTTAGTCGGTAATAAAGCGTTAATGACAGCTCATGGTGTTGCTGTCCCACCTGATACTGATGATATCGTTGAATCCATCGTGATGATTGCCATCGACAATGAATTTTCTGGCTATGTCACTATTGCTGACCAACTGAAGGAAGATGCAGTAGAAGCCATTAGGGAAATGCATAATGCCGGCATTAAGAAAATCATTATGTTATCGGGCGACAAGCCCTCCATTACCGAAAAAGTGGGGCTTGAACTAGGATTGGAACAAGCCAAAGGCGGCTTGCTACCGGAAGACAAGCTGCATGAAGTAGAGGAGATGAAGAAAAACGCTTCAGCCAATATTGCATTTGTGGGTGACGGGATTAACGATGCACCCGTTTTGGCAGTAAGTGATGTAGGTATAGCGATGGGAGGGTTGGGAAGCGATGTTGCTATTGAAACCGCAGATGTGATTATCCAGACGGATCAACCATCAAAAATTGCAAAGGCCATAAAAATAGGTAGTTCTACACGGAAGGTAGTCTGGCAGAATATTGCATTGGCCTTTGGGGTGAAATTAATAGTAATGATCCTGGGGGCATTTGGTATGGCCTCCATGTGGGAAGCCGTATTCGCAGATGTAGGTGTGGCCTTTCTGGCAATTTTAAATGCCATAAGAATACAGAAAATGAATTTTTAAACCGATTCTATAGATAACAAGTATATCTGCAACACATCTGAATAACATAAATTAATAAATGAGAAGTAACATATTAAATATATTTATAATAGCCGTCATATTGACTTGTTTTTGTTCTTTCAATGTTTTTGGAAATGAGATAAAAAAAGACATTCAAACCACCATTCACTTGCTGGACTACATTTCAAGGGATTATACCGCAGCAGTACAAAATGGAAAAGTGATAAATGATGGAGAATATGCAGAAATGCTAGAATTCAGCTATAAAGTAATTGAGCTTATCAAAAACAGTGAGTTGAATGAGAATGAGAAGGCCAATATTTTAGCTGAATTAAAAAAAATGAAAGGTCTTATAGACCGAAAGGCTCCTCATGAGAATATAACCACAGTAGCTGGGAAATCCAGGCAAGACATTATAGAAGCGGCAGGGTTTAAGACGGCACCTCTTACATGGCCTAACCTCAAAAACGGGGAAACTTTATACGTACAGAATTGTACCGCCTGCCACGGAGTGAGGGGAGCAGGAGATGGCAAACTAGCTGCTGGATTAGTGCCAGCTCCTACTAATTTTCTAAACCATACCCTGATGCAGGAAATCTCACCCTTTCAGGCCTACAATACCATAAAACTGGGAGTAGAAGGAACTGCTATGCAAAGTTTTGAAAGCCTAACCGATGAGGAAATTTGGGATTTGGCGTTTTACATAAAATCACTCCGGTTTGAAACCAAAGCTGATAATGAATCCGGATTGCAACAATTGTTTGAGCAAGCGAACGCACCTGTAAATCTTCAGGAGGTAGCCACCCTATCCGATGTGGAATTATTAAAACGCCTTGAGCCGGATAACAAAAACGCAAAATTATCACTTGCCGTTCTTAGGACGCAATTTCCACAGGATGTTAACCGGGTATCCACATTGGATAGGGCAAAGACTTATCTAAAAAATGCCCTGCAAAATTATACAACGGGGAGTTATTCTTCTGCTCGTGAAGATGCCCTGGCAGCCTACCTGGAAGGTATTGAGCCTTCCGAAGCGAGGCTGAAGGCCAATGACCCAGCTTTTACGGCAAGGCTGGAGCAGCAAATGTTTAAAATCAGACAAATAATAGAGCAAAAAGCCGAAAAGTCAAAGGTGGAGACAGAAATCAACAATGGCCTGGACATGATAGATCAGGCCGGGAAATTGATGCAGGATAAAAAACTTAATTATTGGCTCTCTTTTGCCTTATCTGCTTCTATCATGCTACGAGAGGGATTGGAAGCATTTTTAATCCTGGCTCTGATACTCGCTCTGATACGTTCATCAGAATTAAAAAAGGCTGCCCTATGGGTACACGGAGGATGGATAACCGCTGTTCTTTTTGGAGTTGGCGGGTGGTTTTTATCCGATTGGGTAATCGGGATAAGTGGTAAAAACAGAGAAGTCATGGAAGGAATGATTTCGCTGGTGGCAGTGATCGTATTGGCCTTTGTAGGGTTTTGGTTACATGACCATTCACACGCCAAAAAGTGGAAAATGTTTATTGAAGAAAAAATAGGTAAACAGCTTAAAGCAGATAAAATGTTGGGTATTGCCTTTTTCTCATTTATGGTAGTGTTTCGTGAGGCTTTTGAGTCAATTTTATTTTTACAGGCTATTAGTCTGGAAACCCAATCCGTTAATCAGTCATCAATAGGGCTGGGGGTTTTGGCTGCTTTTGCATTGATCGCACTGTTCGCTATCCTGTTTGTAAGGTATTCTAAAAAGATTCCTGTAAGGCAGTTGTTTCGCTATTCAGCCTGGGTGATTACGTTACTGGCATTGATACTGATTGGTAAAGGTATCCATTCACTTCAGGAAGCCGGTTGGATATCCATAACCGGTCTTCCGGTGTCGGTGAATGTAGATTGGCTTGGGGTATTCCCAACACTTGAAACATTTGTTTCTCAAATTGTACTATTGGTAGCTATGTTAGTGATGTATTATTGGAGTAATCGTAAAAGCAGAGTGTATTTGAATTGATATAAAAGAAATTATGACTCTTATCTGGCCTATAGAATGCATGGAAGGAAGGGAAAGAAGCCTTTGATAAGGCTAAAACTAAGCGCCTATCATGTAAGAATAATTGTTGCTAAACTGATAATAAAAAAATGAAAAAACTACAAATAAAAATACCCATTATTCTGCCTGAAGTATCGGACGAAAAAGATCAGTGTGTACATAAACTGATCAGTCGTCTTCAAGATACTGAAGGTTTGGAAAAAGTGCATGTGGCTGATGAAAAAGACAATGGTGTACCACAGCTCTGCTTCCATTACAACCCTGAGAAGATTTCTCTTGATCGTATTCAAACACTTGCAAAGCGTGCAGGTGCCTCTATTCTTGATAAATATGGGCACAAGCTAATAGAAGTGGAAGGACTTCGCCATACCAGGCATGCACGTAAAGTGGAAAATTCACTTATCAGACTTAAAGGAGTTTTACAAGGAGCCGTTTCAGCCTCAGGTATGATCGGTCTGGAGTATGAAACAGCAAAAATTGATGAGGCAGAGATTCTGACATTTCTTCGTAAAGAAGGACTTGATATTCTCAATACGGAAGTTAATGTGGAACGCTATATTAGAGCGACCTCTGAAGATAGCACGTCTCCTACTGATGTCAATCAACACGACCATGACCATAAGGAAAGTGGAGATCACGACCACTCACACGGTGGTATTTTTGGCAAAAATACAGAGATGATCTTTTCCATCATCTGCGGAGTGTTGTTGGGAATAGGTTTTGGACTTTCATTTATAGAAACAGTCCCTTCATGGGTAAGCTTGGCACTCTACATCGGGGCGTACTTCTTTGGTGGTTTTTATACCGCGAAAGAAGCTATAGAAACGGTTTCTAAAGGAGGTTTTGAGATTGACTTCCTTATGTTAGTAGCAGCTATTGGCGCAGCTATTTTGGGCGAATGGGCAGAAGGTGCACTGTTGCTGTTCCTGTTCAGTATGGGCCATGCCCTGGAGCATTATGCCATGAACAAGGCCCGTAAATCTATTGCTGCTTTGGCAGAACTGGCCCCCAAAACGGCCTTGCTCAAGAGAAATGGAAAAACAGAAGAAGTAGGTATAGAAGAACTGAGCATTGGAGACATCATCGTAGTGAAGCCTAATAGCAAAATTTCAGCCGATGGTGTGGTAGTAGATGGTCGGAGTAGCGTAAATCAAGCACCTATTACTGGGGAAAGTGTGCCCGTAGATAAAGAACCTGTGGATGATCCCAAAAAAGACTGGTCACAGGAAAAAGACATCAAAGACGAGAACCGCGCTTTTTCCGGTACAATCAATGGTAACAATACATTGGAAATCAAAGTGATCAAAGTAGCGAAGGACTCTACACTCTCTCGCCTGGTGAAACTGGTCAATGAAGCCCAGACCCAGAAATCGCCTACACAGCGGCTCACCGACAAATTTGAGAAGTATTTTGTGCCTGCTGTATTGGTATTGGTGGTGTTGCTCCATTTCGCTTTTTTAGTTATTGACGAAACTTTTAGCGAAAGCTTCTACCGCGCCATGGCCGTGCTGGTAGCGGCCAGCCCTTGCGCTTTGGCCATCGCCACACCGAGTGCTGTTCTCAGTGGAGTAGCCCGGGCTGCCAAAAGTGGGGTGCTTATCAAAGGTGGCCGTCCACTGGAAGATTTAGGCGTACTTACTGCCCTTGCTTTTGACAAGACCGGAACACTAACAGAAGGTAAGCCTATGTTAACGGAGGTGGTAGCCCTGGGTGATGTGAAAGAAGAAGAACTACTGAAAATAGCAATTGCAGTAGAGGGTCTTAGTGATCACCCACTGGCAAAGGCCGTAGTGCGTGA is from Echinicola marina and encodes:
- a CDS encoding heavy metal translocating P-type ATPase; the encoded protein is MLKKKKVQLRDIKKKLSPEISTSEKKFKTYAPAILSFTLLISGISFDYFNVFPFFQGWIRVAWYSGAYIPVGLPVIKEGWESIIKGDFFTEFLLMSIATLGAFAIGEYPEGVAVMLFYAVGELFQNAAVRRAKGNIKALLDVRPNIAFVYRDNNFVEVNPETVQVGEKVQVRTGEKIPLDSTLLSEKASVNTAAITGESKPDTIHKGDKVFAGSINLEGVIELETTKKFNDSSISRILDMVQNATARKSKTELFIRKFARIYTPIVVFLAVCLTVLPYFFVESYIFKDWLYRALIFLVISCPCALVISIPLGYFGGLGAASRNGILFKGASFLDAMTKVNTVVMDKTGTVTKGVFKIKEIKPVAISENEMMAYLLALEGQSTHPIARAILEYDLKGQNHIASDVSEIAGKGLKGKVNNKIVLVGNKALMTAHGVAVPPDTDDIVESIVMIAIDNEFSGYVTIADQLKEDAVEAIREMHNAGIKKIIMLSGDKPSITEKVGLELGLEQAKGGLLPEDKLHEVEEMKKNASANIAFVGDGINDAPVLAVSDVGIAMGGLGSDVAIETADVIIQTDQPSKIAKAIKIGSSTRKVVWQNIALAFGVKLIVMILGAFGMASMWEAVFADVGVAFLAILNAIRIQKMNF
- a CDS encoding heavy metal translocating P-type ATPase; the encoded protein is MKKLQIKIPIILPEVSDEKDQCVHKLISRLQDTEGLEKVHVADEKDNGVPQLCFHYNPEKISLDRIQTLAKRAGASILDKYGHKLIEVEGLRHTRHARKVENSLIRLKGVLQGAVSASGMIGLEYETAKIDEAEILTFLRKEGLDILNTEVNVERYIRATSEDSTSPTDVNQHDHDHKESGDHDHSHGGIFGKNTEMIFSIICGVLLGIGFGLSFIETVPSWVSLALYIGAYFFGGFYTAKEAIETVSKGGFEIDFLMLVAAIGAAILGEWAEGALLLFLFSMGHALEHYAMNKARKSIAALAELAPKTALLKRNGKTEEVGIEELSIGDIIVVKPNSKISADGVVVDGRSSVNQAPITGESVPVDKEPVDDPKKDWSQEKDIKDENRAFSGTINGNNTLEIKVIKVAKDSTLSRLVKLVNEAQTQKSPTQRLTDKFEKYFVPAVLVLVVLLHFAFLVIDETFSESFYRAMAVLVAASPCALAIATPSAVLSGVARAAKSGVLIKGGRPLEDLGVLTALAFDKTGTLTEGKPMLTEVVALGDVKEEELLKIAIAVEGLSDHPLAKAVVRDGKERLKGADIPEAKDLEAVLGKGIKATLGSDKVYIGNLDLFESLDDKKPSKETEEKVKSLESDGNTTMLIRQNDDYIGIIALMDTPREEAKNTLERLKKIGIKRMIMLTGDNQKVADAVAKEIGLTDAWGSLLPEEKVEAIKELREKEDKVAMVGDGVNDAPAMANSTVGIAMGAAGSDVALETADIALMADKLETLPFAIGLSRKAKGIIKQNLWVSLGIVALLIPATIFGFANIGIAVLIHEGSTLIVVFNALRLLAYKNT
- a CDS encoding FTR1 family protein, which encodes MRSNILNIFIIAVILTCFCSFNVFGNEIKKDIQTTIHLLDYISRDYTAAVQNGKVINDGEYAEMLEFSYKVIELIKNSELNENEKANILAELKKMKGLIDRKAPHENITTVAGKSRQDIIEAAGFKTAPLTWPNLKNGETLYVQNCTACHGVRGAGDGKLAAGLVPAPTNFLNHTLMQEISPFQAYNTIKLGVEGTAMQSFESLTDEEIWDLAFYIKSLRFETKADNESGLQQLFEQANAPVNLQEVATLSDVELLKRLEPDNKNAKLSLAVLRTQFPQDVNRVSTLDRAKTYLKNALQNYTTGSYSSAREDALAAYLEGIEPSEARLKANDPAFTARLEQQMFKIRQIIEQKAEKSKVETEINNGLDMIDQAGKLMQDKKLNYWLSFALSASIMLREGLEAFLILALILALIRSSELKKAALWVHGGWITAVLFGVGGWFLSDWVIGISGKNREVMEGMISLVAVIVLAFVGFWLHDHSHAKKWKMFIEEKIGKQLKADKMLGIAFFSFMVVFREAFESILFLQAISLETQSVNQSSIGLGVLAAFALIALFAILFVRYSKKIPVRQLFRYSAWVITLLALILIGKGIHSLQEAGWISITGLPVSVNVDWLGVFPTLETFVSQIVLLVAMLVMYYWSNRKSRVYLN
- a CDS encoding AlbA family DNA-binding domain-containing protein; the protein is MKSKLLLYIAIGFTFGIFLLQPLLISLHMYDMQGDQGNWWAWLLTSYQQVVGSWDVDQAVTKLLFGLLGVTLALLFMVRQKIFQLTGKRDKLEEIKELIAAGENQQVEFKSTLRWDLHQFKPNKALETVVAKTIAGFMNTSGGHLFIGIDDDGQLRGLQEDYATLKKPGRDGFEQYIMELISNKLGTNLCTLVAVCFYKIEAYDFCHLAIKRAGSPVYLHDNDRSHFFVRTGNGTRELDIPEALDYIEENLNVR
- a CDS encoding zinc-ribbon domain-containing protein, which encodes MSSPIEEMQYLARKRGGLCLSDLYINSKSKLWWQCAEGHRWQATPFSVRIRKSWCPFCANNRPHGIERVKALAATKGGTCLSEEYINSKTPLRWQCKNGHRFLATADSVVQGKWCKKCK
- a CDS encoding SHOCT domain-containing protein; this translates as MMHDWYFGGMHWIWWILWLILIFWIFLIPYPTPGQRRSKDKAMEALRERYARGELSDEEFEQKKKVLQNRMK
- a CDS encoding efflux RND transporter periplasmic adaptor subunit, whose product is MKKQIIYIVALVLMVSVFTGCGSKSAENSGEASHEEHNEGEAGHAGEEGGHEGEEGEHSEEGMAELHLSDMKFESLGIKVDTLPTRALSGVVEANGRLEVPPQHEATVTAILGANVTSIKVIEGDQVNKGKVLAYLSHPNLSKLQTDYVRAYSQLQFLEKENQRQKRLYEEEVGSGKTYQQIQADYQAMKGEVKGYEAQLRQLSLNVEKVQSGDIYQYVPVVSPIDGYIEKVEVQVGQYVDPQTEMFMIVNTDHIHADLMVFEKDVYKVKKGQKVSFTVESVPGNTLTAKIYSVGKQFEQNPKAVHVHAEIKNKEDFLIPGMYINGKIRTGDNNTVRALPESAIIEEEGKPYIFMAEAHEEDGKTEWAFKAIEVRTGITEDGWVEIKLLEPLPDGAQVAWNNAYYLISEMKKSQTSHSH
- a CDS encoding Fur family transcriptional regulator, producing the protein MSAIKELEANLVMHKIKPTAMRLLVLEYLLDREAAVGLTELYRAFEKSDRTTLYRTLKVFEENRMVHSIDDGTGVPKYALCEDGCKCEIERDLHLHFHCSVCDETVCLTNHKIPKINLPEGYIAENSDFVVTGICKKCSGKKVLSC
- a CDS encoding P-II family nitrogen regulator; translated protein: MKEIKAFIKPKKVQIVVKSLRDAGFESVTLSKGEGTGAHKDPDASPSLDFHFTDSPIVKLELVCQNEETDKAIQLICGKAQTPEPGDGIIYVSEIDDAYRIKTGKSIKRFDMK